ttcagacatggatgcaacacaatgtcTTCTCAGGAAAAAACATTTAATACAAACATAAGAGGCTGAAAAAACATCATTAAAATTATAGCTCACAACTGTgcggggggagaggggtgggggtgcTAAGGATATTCACATATATCTACAATTTCATACACAGccaattttttgtattttattttctctctccccctctcctctcttctacgtCAGTTTCAGCATTACGGACATGGGTGTATCTGTGGTCCATTTGGCCTGTCCCACACCTTCCTTCCGTGATGGGTTGTGAGTGGCTCTGTTAATGAACTTCTGGCCAATGGTTGACTGTCTATTGCTGATTGATGTCAGTCCAGATATGCTGTTAACGTAGTGATTGCTGATGTATCTTGTAAGCCATTTTTGTTGCCATGTTTTGGTTTATCTCTAGCCGATTGATCTGCTGTGGTGAAGCTGTTATCCAGGCTGGTAGGGCGTATTCAAAGAGGGATCGGATGTAGCTGATGTAGACTTTCAGCACTGTCTGacacaaataaaaaaatgaaaataaacagaaatatttagtacacaaacAGAAGACTAACAACTAAAAGACTAATGAGCACCCTAAGGAAATgccaacaaaagaaaaacccacaccaaaagacaggaagtggagcaactaaaggtgttgactctccacatctatcaagacaactggagcactgggccagacactcttaaatagaacctggaccagcacaggtgaaacaccttcccactaacgagatggacaagccagcacaggtgtaacacatactgactaacgaggtgacaccaatcagtgtgtcctacgtgctaacgagctatacttgCTAACGAGACTATAcctgctaaagtccaacctcaaaacataaatggaaaaaacaAAGCTtgtaacaccttcccccttaagacaaatatatcctatatttttgttggaAAAGTTTGCTAACCCCTGACAgaaaacttccatttcacattataatcaactacaatgcttcaccttctacaatataaacagtgtctactggctgtcaacaaataaaaacaagaaaaaaaccacgtatttctaaataataatatacaaccgtattattttttaaatcctttCTTTCAATAGAATCCTAAAACCTACTATCTTCTAGAACTCTCCTCTTCCTAacactcactagcttctagaactctcgtccccttggaacgagcccaaaaaATCCTTGtctccaatacggaaaaacgtgcagtcaaaataaattgtgatccatggcaaatcactggctaaacgcaaaacttgttgactgcccacccttgagacaatcagcaaccaactcctgcaatatccgtagtaactttccacctcacttctctctcccttttcagggttcactcgataggcatgttgttggatcggccccagtccccaatgtcatgcattTGGTTTAGCACATCTGAGAATGAATCCTAATATTCTAAAAGCAGGGCAACATTGTCGATATAATTGTACCCGAAAATGGTCAGCTGGatgcataaataattatgattactaaaTGCTACaaattgtaaatatgaaaatcaaaaccaaatgtacacccctttgttaatatgtattggcaataCTTCACTTAGtggtgaggcatggaataataaaacatgcatattttgtcaggctgaatgtttgaaatatgaggtgatttgagtcatgcttcttcagtagtggaataaagacaattagcatttgaatgttgtaaagaaatactggagtgatgtcagattgttaataaaattgattatagaccaatTTATTATTATTCATGTGTGtatatcaggggtgtcaaactcattccacggagggcctagtgtctgcaggtttttggtttttcctttcaataaagccctagacaaccaggtgtggggagttcctaactaattagtgatgttaattcatcaatcaagtataagggaggagcgaaaacccgcagacactcggccccccgtggaatgagtttgacacctgtggtgtatatacacaaacatctgcaacaattatcatattacatgtcttttttaaacaagcagctttttcaacttgtagaaaacagctagctacattttgaagtgctgcattttgattaaagtgggtcaccaacccagtaagtgtaacacagctctttttttgttagtcactttttgttaaataatactctttcaattcagagcctagattttcccctgaggctaatataCATATCATACTGCAATCAATTGAACAGGGCAAAAGATAAGGtagaacatcattaaaatactcctactacaatgttaaaacattctacattgtgacatcattaaaatactcctactaaattgttaaaacattctacattgcaacattatttcattgatatcatgagaCGACttcttcatgtatgtattttctgatgtttgatcagagatcttttatcagagtatctcttgtcacactgattacagctatgaggtttctctcctgtgtgtgttctctggtgtgaagtcagctggctagatgtaggaaaactcttcccacattgatcacagctacaaagtttctctccagtgtgtgttctctggtgtgaagtcagctggctagatgtaggaaaactcttcccacattgatcacaactataaggcttctctcctgtgtgtgttctctggtgtattttaagGTCTGATGAATATTTGCaacctttcccacagtcagagcagaagtgaGAATTCTTCActgtgggtctctgctggtgtttcatGAGGTGTTTtgatgtggagagactcttctctgcctcgtcagcatcatgaggttgttgaggccccccagaggatccacgatagtcacgtctctctcctgtgtgaacaacaagtcaGACAGGTGGTTTAAGGCTCACAACAGCAAAAATCTACTgtaaaaaggtgatgccaacagtgtagccatgatgttgtacaaacaatgatgtctgtaatgaatgttcattatttgacatttgtcttaagaCAGTCAAGTGAACAACAAGTcctattttgtcttgttttcccattagtagtaacatcgacGATTGTATGCTAGAAATACGATTTTAAAGTTGTTGAaatcctaagcagtgtgccagacaacttttggtctccaatataggcacctttctgtaggtctatgttgttgttgttgggtgaagttatgggtcctacagtaggtctatgttgttgttgttgggtgaagttatgggtcctacagtaggtctatgttgttgttgttgggtgaagttatgggtcctacagtaggtctatgttgttgttgttgggtgaagttatgggtcctacagtaggtctatgttgttgttgttgggtgaagttatgggtcctacagtaggtctatgttgttgttgttgggtgaagttatgggtcctacagtaggtctatgttgttgttgttgggtgaagttatgggtcctacagtaggtctatgttgttgttgttgggtgaagttatgggtcctacagtaggtctatgttgttgttgttgggtgaagttatgggtcctacagtaggtctatgttgttgttgttgggtgaagttatgggtcctacagtaggtctatgttgttgttgttgggtgaagttatgggtcctacagtaggtctatgttgttgttgttgggtgaagttatgggtcctacagtaggtctatgttgttgttgttgggtgaagttatgggtcctacagtaggtctatgttgttgttgttgggtgaagttatgggtcctacagtaggtctatgttgttgttgttgggtgaagttatgggtcctacagtaggtctatgttgttgttgttgggtgaagttatgggtcctacagtaggtctatgttgttgttgttgggtgaagttatgggtcctacagtaggtctatgttgttgttgttgggtgaagttatgggtcctacagtaggtctatgttgttgttgttgggtgaagttatgggtcctacagtaggtctatgttgttgttgttgggtgaagttatgggtcctacagtaggtctatgttgttgttgttgggtgaagttatgggtcctacagtaggtctatgttgttgttgttgggtgaagttatgggtcctacagtaggtctatgttgttgttgttgggtgaagttatgggtcctacagtaggtctatgttgttgttgttgggtgaagttatgggtcctacagtaggtctatgttgttgttgttgggtgaagttatgggtcctacagtaggtctatgttgttgttgttgggtgaagttatgggtcctacagtaggtctatgttgttgttgttgggtgaagttatgggtcctacagtaggtctatgttgttgttgttgggtgaagttatgggtcctacagtaggtctatgttgttgttgttgggtgaagttatgggtcctacagtaggtctatgttgttgttgttgggtgaagttatgggtcctacagtaggtctatgttgttgttgttgggtgaagttatgggtcctacagtaggtctatgttgttgttgttgggtgaagttatgggtcctacagtaggtctatgttgttgttgttgggtgaagttatgggtcctacagtaggtctatgttgttgttgttgggtgaagttatgggtcctacagtaggtctatgttgttgttgttgggtgaagttatgggtcctacagtaggtctatgttgttgttgttgggtgaagttatgggtcctacagtaggtctatgttgttgttgttgggtgaagttatgggtcctacagtaggtctatgttgttgttgttgggtgaagttatgggtcctacagtaggtctatgttgttgttgttgggtgaagttatgggtcctacagtaggtctatgttgttgttgttgggtgaagttatgggtcctacagtaggtctatgttgttgttgttgggtgaagttatgggtcctacagtaggtctatgttgttgttgttgggtgaagttatgggtcctacagtaggtctatgttgttgttgttgggtgaagttatgggtcctacagtaggtctatgttgttgttgttgggtgaagttatgggtcctacagtaggtctatgttgttgttgttgggtgaagttatgggtcctacagtaggtctatgttgttgttgttgggtgaagttatgggtcctacagtaggtctatgttgttgttgttgggtgaagttatgggtcctacagtaggtctatgttgttgttgttgggtgaagttatgggtcctacagtaggtctatgttgttgttgttgggtgaagttatgggtcctacagtaggtctatgttgttgttgttgggtgaagttatgggtcctacagtaggtctatgttgttgttgttgggtgaagttatgggtcctacagtaggtctatgttgttgttgttgggtgaagttatgggtcctacagtaggtctatgttgttgttgttgggtgaagttatgggtcctacagtaggtctatgttgttgttgttgggtgaagttatgggtcctacagtaggtctatgttgttgttgttgggtgaagttatgggtcctacagtaggtctatgttgttgttgttgggtgaagttatgggtcctacagtaggtctatgttgttgttgttgggtgaagttatgggtcctacagtaggtctatgttgttgttgttgggtgaagttatgggtcctacagtaggtctatgttgttgttgttgggtgaagttatgggtcctacagtaggtctatgttgttgttgttgggtgaagttatgggtcctacagtaggtctatgttgttgttgttgggtgaagttatgggtcctacagtaggtctatgttgttgttgttgggtgaagttatgggtcctacagtaggtctatgttgttgttgttgggtgaagttatgggtcctacagtaggtctatgttgttgttgttgggtgaagttatgggtcctacagtaggtctatgttgttgttgggtgaagttatgggtcctacagtaggtctatgttgttgttgggtgaagttatgggtcctacagtaggtctatgttgttgttgggtgaagttatgggtcctacagtaggtctatgttgttgttgggtgaagttatgggtcctacagtaggtctatgttgttgttgggtgaagttatgggtcctacagtaggtctatgttgttgttgggtgaagttatgggtcctacagtaggtctatgttgttgttgggtgaagttatgggtcctacagtaggtctatgttgttgttgggtgaagttatgggtcctacagtaggtctatgttgttgttgggtgaagttatgggtcctacagtaggtctatgttgttgttgggtgaagttatgggtcctacagtaggtctatgttgttgttgggtgaagttatgggtcctacagtaggtctatgttgttgttgggtgaagttatgggtcctacagtaggtctatgttgttgttgggtgaagttatgggtcctacagtaggtctatgttgttgttgggtgaagttatgggtcctacagtaggtctatgttgttgttgggtgaagttatgggtcctacagtaggtctatgttgttgttgggtgaagttatgggtcctacagtaggtctatgttgttgttgggtgaagttatgggtcctacagtaggtctatgttgttgttgggtgaagttatgggtcctacagtaggtctatgttgttgttgggtgaagttatgggtcctacagtaggtctatgttgttgttgggtgaagttatgggtcctacagtaggtctatgttgttgttgggtgaagttatgggtcctacagtaggtctatgttgttgttgggtgaagttatgggtcctacagtaggtctatgttgttgttgggtgaagttatgggtcctacagtaggtctatgttgttgttgggtgaagttatgggtcctacagtaggtctatgttgttgttgggtgaagttatgggtcctacagtaggtctatgttgttgttgggtgaagttatgggtcctacagtaggtctatgttgttgttgggtgaagttatgggtcctacagtaggtctatgttgttgttgggtgaagttatgggtcctacagtaggtctatgttgttgttgggtgaagttatgggtcctacagtaggtctatgttgttgttgggtgaagttatgggtcctacagtaggtctatgttgttgttgggtgaagttatgggtcctacagtaggtctatgttgttgttgggtgaagttatgggtcctacagtaggtctatgttgttgttgggtgaagttatgggtcctacagtaggtctatgttgttgttgggtgaagttatgggtcctacagtaggtctatgttgttgttgggtgaagttatgggtcctacagtaggtctatgttgttgttgggtgaagttatgggtcctacagtaggtctatgttgttgttgggtgaagttatgggtcctacagtaggtctatgttgttgttgggtgaagttatgggtcctacagtaggtctatgttgttgttgggtgaagttatgggtcctacagtaggtctatgttgttgttgggtgaagttatgggtcctacagtaggtctatgttgttgttgggtgaagttatgggtcctacagtaggtctatgttgttgttgggtgaagttatgggtcctacagtaggtctatgttgttgttgggtgaagttatgggtcctacagtaggtctatgttgttgttgggtgaagttatgggtcctacagtaggtctatgttgttgttgggtgaagttatgggtcctacagtaggtctatgttgttgttgggtgaagttatgggtcctacagtaggtctatgttgttgttgggtgaagttatgggtcctacagtaggtctatgttgttgttgggtgaagttatgggtcctacagtaggtctatgttgttgttgggtgaagttatgggtcctacagtaggtctatgttgttgttgggtgaagttatgggtcctacagtaggtctatgttgttgttgggtgaagttatgggtcctacagtaggtctatgttgttgttgggtgaagttatgggtcctacagtaggtctatgttgttgttgggtgaagttatgggtcctacagtaggtctatgttgttgttgggtgaagttatgggtcctacagtaggtctatgttgttgttgggtgaagttatgggtcctacagtaggtctatgttgttgttgggtgaagttatgggtcctacagtaggtctatgttgttgttgggtgaagttatgggtcctacagtaggtctatgttgttgttgggtgaagttatgggtcctacagtaggtctatgttgttgttgggtgaagttatgggtcctacagtaggtctatgttgttgttgggtgaagttatgggtcctacagtaggtctatgttgttgttgggtgaagttatgggtcctacagtaggtctatgttgttgttgggtgaagttatgggtcctacagtaggtctatgttgttgttgggtgaagttatgggtcctacagtaggtctatgttgttgttgggtgaagttatgggtcctacagtaggtctatgttgttgttgggtgaagttatgggtcctacagtaggtctatgttgttgttgggtgaagttatgggtcctacagtaggtctatgttgttgttgggtgaagttatgggtcctacagtaggtctatgttgttgttgggtgaagttatgggtcctacagtaggtctatgttgttgttgggtgaagttatgggtcctacagtaggtctatgttgttgttgggtgaagttatgggtcctacagtaggtctatgttgttgttgggtgaagttatgggtcctacagtaggtctatgttgttgttgggtgaagttatgggtcctacagtaggtctatgttgttgttgggtgaagttatgggtcctacagtaggtctatgttgttgttgggtgaagttatgggtcctacagtaggtctatgttgttgttgggtgaagttatgggtcctacagtaggtctatgttgttgttgggtgaagttatgggtcctacagtaggtctatgttgttgttgggtgaagttatgggtcctacagtaggtctatgttgttgttgggtgaagttatgggtcctacagtaggtctatgttgttgttgggtgaagttatgggtcctacagtaggtctatgttgttgttgggtgaagttatgggtcctacagtaggtctatgttgttgttgggtgaagttatgggtcctacagtaggtctatgttgttgttgggtgaagttatgggtcctacagtaggtctatgttgttgttgggtgaagttatgggtcctacagtaggtctatgttgttgttgggtgaagttatgggtcctacagtaggtctatgttgttgttgggtgaagttatgggtcctacagtaggtctatgttgttgttgggtgaagttatgggtcctacagtaggtctatgttgttgttgggtgaagttatgggtcctacagtaggtctatgttgttgttgggtgaagttatgggtcctacagtaggtctatgttgttgttgggtgaagttatgggtcctacagtaggtctatgttgttgttgggtgaagttatgggtcctacagtaggtctatgttgttgttgggtgaagttatgggtcctacagtaggtctatgttgttgttgggtgaagttatgggtcctacagtaggtctatgttgttgttgggtgaagttatgggtcctacagtaggtctatgttgttgttgggtgaagttatgggtcctacagtaggtctatgttgttgttgggtgaagttatgggtcctacagtaggtctatgttgttgttgggtgaagttatgggtcctacagtaggtctatgttgttgttgggtgaagttatgggtcctacagtaggtctatgttgttgttgggtgaagttatgggtcctacagtaggtctatgttgttgttgggtgaagttatgggtcctacagtaggtctatgttgttgttgggtgaagttatgggtcctacagtaggtctatgttgttgttgggtgaagttatgggtcctacagtaggtctatgttgttgttgggtgaagttatgggtcctacagtaggtctatgttgttgttgggtgaagttatgggtcctacagtaggtctatgttgttgttgggtgaagttatgggtcctacagtaggtctatgttgttgttgggtgaagttatgggtcctacagtaggtctatgttgttgttgggtgaagttatgggtcctacagtaggtctatgttgttgggtgaagttatgggtcctacagtaggtctatgttgttgggtgaagttatgggtcctacagtaggtctatgttgttgggtgaagttatgggtcctacagtaggtctatgttgttgggtgaagttatgggtcctacagtaggtctatgttgttgggtgaagttatgggtcctacagtaggtctatgttgttgggtgaagttatgggtcctacagtaggtctatgttgttgggtgaagttatgggtcctacagtaggtctatgttgttgggtgaagttatgggtcctacagtaggtctatgttgttgggtggagttatgggtcctacagtaggtctatgttgttgggtggagttatgggtcctacagtaggtctatgttgttgggtggagttatgggtcctacagtaggtctatgttgttgggtggagttatgggtcctacagtaggtctatgttgttgggtgaagttatgggtcctacagtaggtctatgttgttgggtgaagttatgggtcctacagtaggtctatgttgttgggtgaagttatgggtcctacagtaggtctatgttgttgggtgaagttatgggtcctacagtaggtctatgttgttgggtgaagttatgggtcctacagtaggtctatgttgttgggtgaagttatgggtcctacagtaggtctatgttgttgggtgaagttatgggtcctacagtaggtctatgttgttgggtgaagttatgggtcctacagtaggtctatgttgttgggtgaagttatgggtcctacagtaggtctatgttgttgggtgaagttatgggtcctacagtaggtctatgttgttgggtgaagttatgggtcctacagtaggtctatgttgttgggtgaagttatgggtcctacagtaggtctatgttgttgggtgaagttatgggtcctacagtaggtctatgttgttgggtgaagttatgggtcctacagtaggtctatgttgttgggtgaagttatgggtcctacagtaggtctatgttgttgggtgaagttatgggtcctacagtaggtctatgttgttgggtgaagttatgggtcctacagtaggtctatgttgttgggtgaagttatgggtcctacagtaggtctatgttgttgggtgaagttatgggtcctacagtaggtctatgttgttgggtgaagttatgggtcctacagtaggtctatgttgttgggtgaagttatgggtcctacagtaggtctatgttgttgggtgaagttatgggtcctacagtaggtctatgttgttgggtgaagttatgggtcctacagtaggtctatgttgttgggtgaagttatgggtcctacagtaggtctatgttgttgggtgaagttatgggtcctacagtaggtctatgttgttgggtgaagttatgggtcctacagtaggtctatgttgttgggtgaagttatgggtcctacagtaggtctatgttgttgggtgaagttatgggtcctacagtaggtctatgttgttgggtgaagttatgggtcctacagtaggtctatgttgttgggtgaagttatgggtcctacagtaggtctatgttgttgggtgaagttatgggtcctacagtaggtctatgttgttgggtgaagttatgggtcctacagtaggtctatgttgttgggtgaagttatgggtcctacagtaggtctatgttgttgggtgaagttatgggtcctacagtaggtctatgttgttgggtgaagttatgggtcctacagtaggtctatgttgttgggtgaagttatgggtcctacagtaggtctatgttgttgggtgaagttatgggtcctacagtaggtctatgttgttgggtgaagttatgggtcctacagtaggtctatgttgttgggtgaagttatgggtcctacagtaggtctatgttgttgggtgaagttatgggtcctacagtaggtctatgttgttgggtgaagttatgggtcctacagtaggtctatgttgttgggtgaagttatgggtcctacagtaggtctatgttgttgggtgaagttatgggtcctacagtaggtctatgttgttgggtgaagttatgggtcctacagtaggtctatgttgttgggtgaagttatgggtcctacagtaggtctatgttgttgggtgaagttatgggtcctacagtaggtctatgttgttgggtgaagttatgggtcctacagtaggtctatgttgttgttgttgggtgaagttatgggtcctacagtaggtctatgttgttgttgttgggtgaagttatgggtcctacagtaggtctatgttgttgttgttgggtgaagttatgggtcctacagtaggtctatgttgttgttgttgggtgaagttatgggtcctacagtaggtctatgttgttgttgttgggtgaagttatgggtcctacagtaggtctatgttgttgttgttgggtgaagttatgggtcctacagtaggtctatgttgttgttgttgggtgaagttatgggtcctacagtaggtctatgttgttgttgttgggtgaagttatgggtcctacagtaggtctatgt
The DNA window shown above is from Salvelinus fontinalis isolate EN_2023a chromosome 40, ASM2944872v1, whole genome shotgun sequence and carries:
- the LOC129839090 gene encoding zinc finger protein 436-like, which gives rise to MPHNSSLKLNPVPAEEEKVCWMEKVALVKEEEEEEEEAVTVQKQVGEAVTVKEEEKDVTEEEEDDVSVKEEGDMTVTSKNEEDETGYLVPVSQTHLQASDGSNDELSNKMVLRNRSLSNTRERRDYRGSSGGPQQPHDADEAEKSLSTSKHLMKHQQRPTVKNSHFCSDCGKGCKYSSDLKIHQRTHTGEKPYSCDQCGKSFPTSSQLTSHQRTHTGEKLCSCDQCGKSFPTSSQLTSHQRTHTGEKPHSCNQCDKRYSDKRSLIKHQKIHT